In Geotalea uraniireducens, the genomic window GGCCGGGTCATCGCCCGAGAGATCTGCCAGATGTGGGAGACACTGGGGTGCCCCGGTTCCTTCGAAATCGTCGAGGCCGGTGCCGGCCACGGCCAGCTTGCCAAGGATATCCTCGATACCATCCGGGCCGTGAATGGCGAGCTGTACGCGGTCCTGACCTGCCGGCTGATCGAGACGGAGCCGTCGCTGCGGGAGGTGCAGCGCCAACTCCTGGCCGAGCATGCGGGGAAGCTCGCCTGGAGCAGCCCGGACGAGCTGGCTGCCGGTACCCTCCGTTTCACCGGCTGTCTCTATTCCAACGAACTCCTTGACTCCTTCCCGACCCACCTGGTGGAGATGACAGGTGCAGGACTCCGGGAGGTGTACGTGACCGTTGCCGGGGACGATTTTGCCGAAGAACTCGACCATCCTTCCACCCCGGAACTGGCGGAGTACCTGGCGCGGCTCGGCATCACCCTCAACGAGGGGCAGCGGGCCGAGATCAATCTCAATGCCGTGCGCTGGCTGGCGGCGGTGGCCGGCTCGCTGGAGCGGGGATTCGTCCTGACCATCGATTACGGCTATCTCGCTCCCGAGTTGTACGGGCCGATGCGTCAGAACGGCACCCTTCTCTGCTATTACCGGCATACGATCGAAGAGAATCCGTACCTCCGGGTCGGCCAGCAGGATATGACCACCCATGTTGACTTTTCCACACTGATTGAGCAGGGGGAGGCGGCCGGGCTGAAAAAGATCTGGTACGGCGAGCAGTACCGTTTCCTGGTGGCGGCCGGGATCATGGAGGAGCTGATGGCCCTCGAGGCGGTGGCTACCCGGGAGGAGGAACGGCTCAAGCTTCGCCTGACCATCAAGAAGCTGCTGCTTCCCGAAGGGGGGATGGGCGATACCTTCAAGGTCCTCGTCCAGGGCAAAGGGGTCGAAAACCCGCATCTGCTCTGCATGCGCGACTGGAGTCGGCTCTTTTGACAGCGGGGTGCGGGATGATAGACTTGATCCGGAGGCGGGGGGCGGGCCGGTGACCGGAATCAATGCCATAATTTTCGATCTCGACGGAACTCTTTACGTCAGCGATGCTTTAGGGGAACAGATTGTCGCGGCGGCAAGCCGCTACATAGCCGAGCTGCGGGCGACCACCGTAGCCGACGCCGAACGCCTGATCCGCGAGACCAAGGAGCTGCTGATCAGGCGGCAAGCCGGCGCGGTGACCCTGAGCCTGGCCTGCCGGGAGCTCGGCGGTGATCTGCCGGAACTGCACCGGCGCTTTGCCGGCGAGGTCGACCCGGTGCCGCTGCTCCGCCGCGACGAGCGGGTGG contains:
- a CDS encoding class I SAM-dependent methyltransferase — protein: MEHLDDTPLRKLIRERIAARGKIPFAEFMVACLYEPGLGYYTSPGRKVGAEGDFYTSINVHQAFGRVIAREICQMWETLGCPGSFEIVEAGAGHGQLAKDILDTIRAVNGELYAVLTCRLIETEPSLREVQRQLLAEHAGKLAWSSPDELAAGTLRFTGCLYSNELLDSFPTHLVEMTGAGLREVYVTVAGDDFAEELDHPSTPELAEYLARLGITLNEGQRAEINLNAVRWLAAVAGSLERGFVLTIDYGYLAPELYGPMRQNGTLLCYYRHTIEENPYLRVGQQDMTTHVDFSTLIEQGEAAGLKKIWYGEQYRFLVAAGIMEELMALEAVATREEERLKLRLTIKKLLLPEGGMGDTFKVLVQGKGVENPHLLCMRDWSRLF